From the genome of Eucalyptus grandis isolate ANBG69807.140 chromosome 2, ASM1654582v1, whole genome shotgun sequence, one region includes:
- the LOC104435704 gene encoding uncharacterized protein LOC104435704 — MGNAISPCLHYNSSSKSQSVKLILWEGTTKMLTRNRPRIAGEIMFECPDKMVLHADSFFLGRPIPLLAMDDELIPGQTYFVLPIDFFSGNTLSSSTIASLCSDLRKQSALSFIDSNGPFQYLKGEDGKLSIKVVPEFITRLIVAKNNKDNVAHGNVNVAESGGSLCSTPELQKHYDRLVGSKVQVWSPNLETIPEYKTRVLPCKLIGLQWKKKERE, encoded by the coding sequence ATGGGCAATGCAATATCACCTTGCTTGCATTACAACTCGAGCTCAAAGTCACAGTCCGTGAAGCTAATCTTATGGGAAGGAACCACAAAGATGCTAACCCGAAACCGGCCCCGCATAGCTGGGGAGATCATGTTCGAGTGTCCCGACAAGATGGTCTTGCATGCAGACTCGTTCTTCCTCGGCCGCCCGATCCCTTTGCTCGCCATGGACGACGAGCTCATCCCTGGACAAACCTACTTTGTCCTTCCCATCGACTTTTTCTCTGGCAACACCCTATCTTCTTCCACCATTGCATCCCTCTGCTCAGACCTTAGAAAACAGTCTGCCCTGAGCTTCATCGATAGCAATGGTCCTTTCCAGTACCTGAAAGGTGAAGACGGGAAGCTCTCGATTAAGGTCGTCCCAGAGTTCATTACGAGGTTGATCGTCGCTAAGAATAATAAAGACAATGTCGCACACGGTAATGTTAATGTGGCCGAGAGTGGAGGTTCTCTTTGTAGCACACCAGAGTTGCAAAAGCATTACGATCGGTTGGTAGGGTCTAAAGTGCAAGTTTGGTCGCCAAACTTGGAGACGATACCGGAGTACAAAACTAGGGTTTTGCCTTGCAAACTTATAGGGTTGcagtggaagaagaaagaaagggaataa